In the genome of Brassica napus cultivar Da-Ae unplaced genomic scaffold, Da-Ae ScsIHWf_1200;HRSCAF=1717, whole genome shotgun sequence, one region contains:
- the LOC125596359 gene encoding uncharacterized protein LOC125596359: MPPRQAHRGGHYLPIPISSSSDSSPPSTPAPLPTPSFEATPSGSSFETDPSEGSYDQTPEHIPLSPDPYFMDIEVDVVHDSPVHGDHPAAPASPAADIPPAPAAPILAAQPQPAPTDPAMIALLELMAEMVNLQYQALNAQREAQRAQPAPVPTTSHPDFLKIVMIMKNMGTKHYQGGTDPFEAEAWLHNLEQKFAATRCPEEFKKDVAVYYLEKDAISWWLCVERNFGDFNLSWADFRTAFVRKYFPSKARDRLEIKFMELVQGGLSVRKYEAEFTRLRKYVHYGREDEMMIIRKFLRGLNPYIRSRLEAVEFHRLADLVERAVNVEEAIAAERASSSNAAQPRSPSVPFQPQPHSAMQRGRGGRAFRGGRSGGSRPRTPTCFTCGQLGHVRRDCPTVGQFQPAVPSHITCFTFGERGHYATSCPRTHLTQPVVSSARPARPVNPPLPLPHAKRQATAGRAYALELPGPSGPPQGPISGTLVVGGISAHILFDSGATHSFVAPEVASQFDGEFTKVNLSITVPTPGDQVLETEGCILRVPIIIQDMGFPADLLVLPLERYEVILGMDWLSSYRAHLDCGRGKIVFERDTQPSLAYHGIVPSDGASLVSALRIENLLEKGEEVYLVTLVAGPVEDEKEQNMEEIPVVREYEDVFKALEGLPPSRSNPFSITLEPGSAAIAKAPYRMAPAELAELKQQLADLLDKGFIRPSSSPWGAPVLFVKKKDGSMRLCIDYRGINNVTIKDKYPLPRIDELLDQLQGASWFSKIDLASGYHQIPISEADIMKTTFRTRYGHFEFVVMPFGLTNAPAAFMRLMNEVFQDYLDEFVIIFIDDILIYSEVQKNTKGIYD, encoded by the exons ATGCCACCGAGACAGGCACATCGTGGTGGACATTATCTACCGATACCTATTTCATCATCTTCAGACTCCTCGCCGCCATCTACTCCGGCACCACTTCCGACTCCTAGCTTTGAGGCTACACCTTCAGGCTCTAGCTTTGAGACTGACCCATCTGAAGGGTCATATGATCAGACACCGGAGCACATTCCTTTGTCTCCAGACCCATACTTTATGGACATCGAGGTGGATGTGGTACACGATAGTCCAGTGCATGGAGATCATCCCGCAGCTCCTGCATCTCCTGCTGCTGATATTCCACCGGCCCCTGCCGCACCTATTCTGGCAGCACAACCTCAACCAGCGCCAACCGATCCAGCTATGAtagcacttctggaactgatgGCTGAGATGGTGAATTTGCAATATCAAGCACTGAATGCACAGCGAGAAGCACAGCGTGCTCAGCCAGCTCCAGTACCTACTACTTCTCACCCGGACTTCCTGAAGATAGTCATGATTATGAAGAACATGGGGACGAAGCATTACCAGGGAGGCACTGATCCCTTTGAAGCTGAAGCGTGGCTTCACAATCTCGAGCAGAAGTTTGCTGCAACCCGTTGTCCGGAAGAATTTAAAAAAGACGTGGCTGTTTACTATTTAGAGAAGGACGCCATCAGTTGGTGGTTATGCGTAGAGAGGAACTTTGGAGACTTCAATCTGAGTTGGGCTGACTTCCGTACAGCGTTCGTTCGAAAGTACTTCCCATCGAAAGCCCGTGATCGATTGGAGATTAAATTCATGGAGCTAGTTCAGGGAGGACTATCTGTTAGGAAGTATGAGGCAGAGTTCACCCGTCTCAGGAAGTATGTCCACTATGGTCGAGAGGACGAGATGATGATTATCCGTAAGTTCCTTCGAGGACTTAACCCATATATCAGGAGCAGACTTGAGGCAGTAGAGTTTCATCGGCTTGCTGATCTTGTTGAGCGTGCTGTGAACGTTGAGGAGGCCATTGCTGCTGAGAGAGCTTCTTCTAGCAATGCCGCACAACCTAGAAGTCCATCTGTTCCGTTCCAGCCTCAGCCGCATTCTGCTATGCAGCGAGGACGAGGAGGTAGAGCATTTCGGGGAGGTCGTTCTGGTGGTTCTAGACCTAGAACCCCGACTTGTTTCACTTGTGGCCAGCTGGGCCATGTTAGGAGGGATTGTCCGACTGTGGGACAGTTCCAACCGGCTGTACCATCGCACATCACTTGTTTCACGTTTGGAGAGCGAGGACATTACGCGACATCATGTCCACGCACTCATCTTACTCAGCCTGTTGTTTCGAGTGCTCGACCCGCCAGACCAGTTAACCCACCTTTACCCTTACCTCATGCTAAGCGTCAAGCCACTGCTGGTAGGGCTTACGCTTTAGAGTTACCAGGACCATCCGGACCACCTCAGGGTCCAATTTCAG GGACTTTGGTTGTGGGTGGAATATCCGCCCACATCCTTTTCGATTCAGgagcaacacatagttttgtagCTCCCGAAGTAGCATCCCAATTCGATGGAGAATTCACTAAGGTGAATCTATCCATTACCGTGCCAACTCccggagatcaagttcttgaaacTGAAGGCTGTATTCTAAGAGTTCCAATCATTATCCAAGATATGGGTTTTCCGGCTGATTTGTTAGTTCTCCCCTTAGAGAGGTACGAGGTTATCTTAGGGATGGATTGGCTGTCAAGTTACCGAGCTCACCTTGATTGTGGTCGAGGAAAGATTGTTTTCgagagagatacccaacccTCTTTAGCTTACCATGGCATAGTACCAAGTGATGGAGCGTCATTAGTGTCAGCATTGAGAATTGAAAACCTTTTGGAGAAGGGTGAAGAAGTATACTTAGTGACCTTAGTTGCTGGACCAGTAGAAGACGAGAAAGAGCAGAACATGGAAGAAATACCAGTAGTCAGAGAATATGAGGACGTGTTTAAGGCATTAGAGGGATTGCCGCCGTCTAGGAGTAACCCCTTTAGTATAACCTTAGAACCCGGATCAGCTGCAATAGCAAAGGCACCATACCGAATGGCACCAGCAGAACTCGCTGAGTTGAAGCAGCAGCTAGCTGATTTGTTAGATAAAGGTTTCATACGTCCTAGTTCATCACCATGGGGAGCACCCGTGCTatttgtaaagaagaaagacgGAAGCATGCGATTATGTATTGATTATCGTGGAATCAATAACGTAACCATAAAAGACAAGTACCCACTCCCAAGAATTGATGAGCTATTAGACCAGTTACAAGGCGCAAGCTGGTTTTCGAAGATTGATTTAGCTTCAGGTTATCATCAGATTCCGATTTCCGAAGCCGATATCATGAAGACTACCTTTAGAACCCGCTATGGACACTTTGAGTTCGTAGTAATGCCTTTTGGTCTTACCAATGCCCCGGCTGCATTTATGCGACTGATGAATGAAGTATTTCAGGATTACCTGGATGAGTTTGTTATCATATTCATTGACGACATCCTCATATATTCCGAAGTGCAGAAGAACACGAAAGGCATCTACGACTAG